Proteins from one Anaerobranca californiensis DSM 14826 genomic window:
- a CDS encoding type IV pilus modification PilV family protein, whose translation MNWENQKGLSLVEVMVSIGILLLAVTFFSNVIISGIKTANLNKGRLELISITSSVVEEIKGNKVHWKSEGLEKWLKGQGWIDEGNGQYTKSLTKDNKEYHITITLEEIIDDGLLQITVITDSDGLTPMEIITRIRR comes from the coding sequence ATGAATTGGGAAAATCAAAAAGGGTTATCATTAGTAGAGGTGATGGTGTCTATTGGCATATTGCTATTAGCAGTGACTTTTTTTTCCAATGTTATTATATCGGGAATTAAAACTGCCAATTTGAATAAGGGAAGGTTAGAACTTATTTCAATTACTAGTAGTGTAGTTGAAGAGATAAAAGGAAATAAAGTCCATTGGAAAAGTGAAGGGTTAGAAAAGTGGTTAAAGGGACAAGGCTGGATTGATGAAGGAAATGGGCAATACACAAAGTCATTAACAAAAGATAACAAAGAATACCATATCACTATAACACTAGAAGAAATAATAGATGACGGACTTTTGCAAATTACAGTTATTACTGACAGCGATGGTTTGACTCCGATGGAGATAATCACTAGAATTAGGAGGTGA